The Magnetovibrio sp. genome includes a window with the following:
- a CDS encoding UDP-glucuronic acid decarboxylase family protein: protein MSLSIFDRKRILVTGGAGFLGSHLCERLLNDGHDVICVDNFFTGTKDNILHLMDNPNFEVMRHDITFPLYVEVEEIYNLACPASPFHYQHDPVQTTKTSVHGAINMLGLAKRVGAKIFQASTSEVYGDPEVHPQTENYTGSVNPIGPRACYDEGKRCAETLFFDYNRQYNLDIRVARIFNTYGPRMHPNDGRVVSNFIVQALKGEPITIYGDGSQTRSFCYCDDLIEAFVRMMDAPSGITGPINMGNPAELTIRGLAEVVIEMTGSKSALEIHPLPMDDPMQRCPDITKAKTELAWEPSTSLEDGLRKTIAYFAEIVC from the coding sequence ATGTCATTAAGCATATTCGACCGCAAACGCATTCTGGTAACGGGTGGCGCAGGTTTTCTCGGCTCGCACCTGTGCGAACGCCTCCTGAACGATGGTCACGATGTCATCTGCGTCGATAATTTCTTCACCGGCACCAAAGACAACATCCTCCATTTGATGGACAATCCCAATTTCGAGGTGATGCGCCACGACATCACCTTCCCACTCTACGTCGAGGTTGAGGAAATATACAATCTGGCTTGCCCCGCGAGTCCGTTTCACTATCAGCACGACCCCGTCCAGACCACCAAGACGTCCGTGCATGGCGCGATCAATATGTTGGGCTTGGCCAAGCGGGTGGGAGCAAAGATTTTCCAGGCCTCGACCTCGGAAGTTTACGGTGACCCCGAAGTGCACCCGCAAACAGAAAACTACACCGGATCGGTAAATCCCATCGGCCCCAGGGCCTGTTATGACGAAGGCAAGCGTTGCGCAGAGACCTTGTTTTTCGACTATAACCGTCAATACAACCTCGACATCCGGGTGGCGCGAATCTTCAACACTTACGGACCACGCATGCATCCCAACGATGGCCGCGTGGTAAGCAATTTCATCGTTCAAGCCCTCAAGGGTGAGCCCATCACCATCTACGGGGACGGTAGCCAGACCCGGTCGTTCTGTTACTGCGACGATTTGATCGAGGCTTTCGTTCGGATGATGGATGCTCCCAGCGGCATCACCGGACCGATCAATATGGGCAACCCCGCCGAACTGACCATCAGGGGGCTGGCGGAGGTCGTGATCGAAATGACCGGCTCGAAATCCGCTTTGGAAATTCACCCCTTGCCCATGGATGATCCGATGCAGCGCTGCCCGGACATCACCAAAGCCAAAACAGAATTGGCGTGGGAGCCGAGCACATCTTTGGAGGACGGGCTGCGCAAAACCATCGCCTACTTTGCCGAGATCGTCTGCTAG
- the rfbD gene encoding dTDP-4-dehydrorhamnose reductase — protein MRVLVFGRSGQLSHALGRCALPAGWVMERVGRERVDIADAEQVNAEVMRFSPDVIINAAAYTNVDLAESNERQAYAVNCDGAANVARAASQRDCPVIHISTDFVFSGDAHEPYTEADAVGPLSVYGASKEAGERAVRDFAPAHIIVRTSWLYSASDGNFVTAIVRHLSKSSSISVVDDQTGSPTYASDLASTLIEMAAQLDRRNDEQYGTFHVADTGSISRYVFAREIQAAMTRRLGREWSGASCEIVPIASALRKDPAARPTFSSLSCAKLQTVYGLTLPEWRESLEVCLVELADRMS, from the coding sequence ATGCGTGTACTGGTGTTCGGTCGAAGTGGTCAGCTGTCTCACGCACTGGGGCGATGCGCTTTGCCCGCAGGTTGGGTGATGGAACGTGTCGGGCGGGAGCGGGTCGATATTGCCGATGCTGAGCAGGTCAACGCGGAAGTGATGCGTTTCAGCCCTGATGTGATCATCAATGCGGCGGCCTACACCAACGTGGATTTAGCTGAAAGCAATGAACGCCAAGCCTATGCCGTCAATTGCGATGGTGCAGCCAATGTCGCCCGGGCTGCGTCGCAGCGCGACTGCCCGGTAATACACATATCCACGGACTTCGTTTTCTCAGGGGACGCACACGAACCCTACACTGAGGCTGACGCCGTTGGACCTTTGAGCGTCTACGGCGCCAGCAAGGAAGCCGGAGAACGCGCCGTGCGCGATTTTGCGCCAGCACACATCATCGTTAGAACATCATGGCTGTACAGTGCGTCTGACGGGAATTTCGTCACGGCGATTGTCCGCCATCTGTCCAAATCCTCATCCATTTCGGTTGTCGATGACCAGACCGGATCGCCAACCTATGCATCAGACTTGGCAAGCACCTTGATCGAAATGGCTGCTCAGCTTGATCGCCGAAATGATGAGCAGTACGGGACATTTCATGTGGCGGATACAGGAAGCATATCGCGCTACGTATTCGCTCGTGAAATTCAGGCTGCCATGACACGGCGGTTGGGGCGAGAGTGGTCTGGGGCCTCCTGTGAAATTGTGCCGATTGCGTCAGCGCTACGCAAGGATCCCGCAGCACGTCCGACCTTTTCGAGTTTGAGCTGCGCCAAGCTTCAAACGGTATATGGGCTCACGTTGCCAGAGTGGCGAGAGAGTCTTGAGGTTTGCTTGGTAGAGCTTGCGGACCGCATGTCATAG
- a CDS encoding RebB family R body protein → MAMPTPVNGMITDAVTQSNVAVLGVAPAQAMASVYQTAAHSLSIMFENNTQMQQHGQIAAQAATNMGVMHLYGSATMAGATATAKVASSDTPDFMMALLIALAASKK, encoded by the coding sequence ATGGCGATGCCAACACCAGTGAATGGGATGATTACCGACGCGGTTACGCAAAGTAATGTTGCCGTGCTCGGCGTCGCACCGGCCCAGGCTATGGCCAGTGTCTATCAGACCGCAGCGCATTCGCTGAGCATCATGTTCGAAAACAACACCCAGATGCAGCAGCACGGCCAGATCGCCGCTCAAGCGGCAACCAACATGGGTGTGATGCATTTGTACGGATCGGCCACGATGGCCGGAGCCACCGCCACGGCCAAGGTTGCCAGCAGCGACACACCGGATTTTATGATGGCGCTGCTGATCGCCCTGGCGGCGAGTAAAAAGTAA
- a CDS encoding RebB family R body protein produces the protein MALPTPMNGQITDAVTQSNVQVLGSAPAMAMGAIFQSLSHSTGILYENAVSSQQQLAIASQAATNQGVLQIYSVDTMAGAAATSKIANSDVPNNMLSLMSALRASTAA, from the coding sequence ATGGCATTACCGACTCCGATGAACGGCCAAATTACGGACGCCGTTACCCAATCCAACGTCCAGGTTTTGGGAAGTGCGCCCGCGATGGCCATGGGGGCGATTTTTCAGTCGCTCTCACATTCGACGGGAATTTTGTACGAGAACGCTGTGAGTTCGCAACAGCAGCTCGCAATCGCGTCTCAAGCCGCAACCAACCAAGGCGTTCTGCAGATCTATAGTGTCGACACCATGGCCGGTGCCGCCGCAACGTCGAAGATCGCCAATTCGGATGTTCCCAACAACATGCTGTCGCTGATGTCGGCGTTGCGCGCATCCACTGCGGCTTAA
- a CDS encoding RebB family R body protein, giving the protein MAMPTPVNGMITDAVTQANVKVLGDAPAMAMGAIYQSLSHSTGILYENAVSSQQMLNIAAQASTNQGVIQIYSVPPMSAAVATSKIANSDVPDNMLSLLTALRASTAA; this is encoded by the coding sequence ATGGCCATGCCGACTCCCGTGAATGGAATGATCACGGACGCCGTTACTCAGGCAAACGTTAAAGTTCTGGGCGATGCCCCCGCGATGGCAATGGGTGCGATTTACCAGTCGCTCTCGCACTCGACGGGCATCTTGTATGAAAACGCGGTTAGCTCGCAGCAAATGTTGAACATTGCCGCTCAGGCTTCCACCAACCAGGGTGTGATTCAGATCTATTCCGTACCGCCGATGTCGGCTGCGGTTGCGACTTCGAAGATCGCCAATTCCGACGTTCCGGACAATATGCTGTCGCTGTTGACGGCGCTTCGGGCGAGCACGGCGGCTTAA
- a CDS encoding RebB family R body protein translates to MALPTPVNGQITDAVTQANVKVLGDAPAMAMGALYQSMSHSTGILFENAVSSQQQLAIASQAATNQGVIQIYSVDTMAGAVATSKIGNSDVPDNMLALMSALRASTSGVS, encoded by the coding sequence ATGGCTTTACCCACCCCCGTAAACGGTCAGATTACCGACGCCGTCACCCAGGCCAACGTCAAAGTGTTGGGCGATGCGCCCGCAATGGCAATGGGCGCGCTGTATCAGTCCATGTCCCACTCGACCGGTATCTTGTTTGAGAACGCGGTCAGCTCGCAGCAGCAGTTGGCGATCGCATCTCAGGCCGCGACCAACCAGGGTGTAATCCAGATCTACAGCGTCGATACGATGGCCGGCGCCGTGGCGACCTCCAAGATCGGCAACTCCGACGTTCCGGACAACATGCTCGCCCTGATGTCCGCCCTGCGCGCCTCCACCTCCGGCGTTAGCTAA
- the rfbC gene encoding dTDP-4-dehydrorhamnose 3,5-epimerase produces MTDIGIEQLSLPGLMLFETPRFADGRGAFSETFNANRLKQSGIEVSFVQDNFASSDRAGTLRGLHFQRPPHAQAKLVRVIRGRIWDVAVDLRQGSPTFGKWQGVELSAQNWNQLYVPVGFAHGYVTLEDMTEVFYKVSDFYAPECEGGVVWNDPNLGIAWPLSDSVPCLSEKDERLPQLEDIRPPFVYGAADAAEKRS; encoded by the coding sequence GTGACGGACATTGGAATTGAGCAATTGTCGCTTCCGGGGCTGATGCTGTTTGAAACGCCCAGGTTCGCCGATGGTCGCGGTGCATTTTCTGAAACTTTCAATGCCAACCGCTTGAAGCAATCCGGAATTGAGGTGTCGTTCGTTCAGGACAATTTCGCCTCTTCGGATCGAGCCGGTACATTGCGGGGGCTTCATTTTCAGCGTCCCCCGCATGCTCAAGCGAAGTTGGTGCGTGTGATCCGCGGCCGCATTTGGGATGTGGCGGTGGATTTGCGACAAGGTTCTCCGACGTTCGGGAAATGGCAAGGAGTTGAGCTCAGCGCACAAAACTGGAACCAATTATATGTGCCGGTGGGGTTTGCACACGGTTATGTGACGTTGGAAGATATGACGGAGGTGTTCTACAAGGTGAGCGATTTCTATGCCCCTGAATGCGAAGGCGGTGTGGTGTGGAACGATCCGAACTTGGGGATCGCATGGCCTTTGTCTGACAGTGTGCCCTGCTTATCTGAAAAGGATGAAAGACTTCCTCAGTTAGAAGATATTCGCCCGCCTTTTGTGTATGGCGCAGCTGATGCGGCGGAGAAACGTTCATGA
- a CDS encoding glycosyltransferase family 2 protein, which produces MRIVIVNYNSGPWLQKVIDGLALQTFEDFEVVIVDNDSSDDSFASLSLPDARFHLVALPNNTGFAFANNRGFEGSSSEWFCTLNPDCIPESDWLTRMSEASRRFPDIDMFGSTQLMADMPDQVDGYGDFLSIYGIPWRALHGHHVSELPDDDIFAFSPCAAAAFYRRTAYEKVGGFEEAFFCYLEDIDLGWRLQRQGAQCVQVRRAVVHHKGSLITIRNSPFSLYHSQRNRVWMVRRNMPPLLAGLSLLMGALLYIPILLFKYDGAGRKAALRGALDGVRTPTPVAGVERASLWGDMWALLRNRLITINPYVLSRKMVPLVRKAGK; this is translated from the coding sequence GTGAGGATCGTCATCGTCAATTACAACAGCGGTCCATGGTTGCAGAAAGTGATCGATGGTCTTGCGCTTCAGACTTTTGAGGATTTTGAAGTTGTGATCGTCGATAACGATTCGAGCGATGACAGCTTTGCGTCCTTAAGTTTGCCCGATGCGCGTTTTCACCTCGTGGCCTTGCCGAACAACACAGGTTTCGCTTTCGCCAACAACCGGGGGTTCGAGGGATCAAGCAGCGAATGGTTCTGTACGCTCAATCCCGACTGTATTCCTGAATCTGATTGGTTGACGCGCATGAGTGAGGCCAGCCGACGCTTTCCCGATATCGACATGTTCGGTTCGACCCAATTGATGGCCGATATGCCAGACCAAGTCGATGGGTATGGCGACTTCTTGTCCATTTACGGCATTCCCTGGCGGGCCTTACACGGCCATCATGTGTCAGAGTTGCCCGATGACGATATCTTCGCCTTCTCCCCATGCGCAGCGGCGGCATTCTACCGGCGCACCGCTTATGAAAAGGTAGGGGGCTTTGAGGAGGCGTTCTTCTGCTACCTCGAAGACATCGATCTGGGCTGGCGCCTGCAGCGTCAGGGTGCGCAATGCGTCCAGGTGAGACGTGCCGTCGTGCACCACAAAGGCAGCCTGATCACGATCCGAAATAGTCCGTTCAGCCTTTATCACAGTCAACGCAACCGGGTGTGGATGGTGCGTCGGAATATGCCGCCGCTGCTCGCGGGTCTTTCTCTTTTGATGGGTGCCCTTCTGTACATTCCGATACTGTTGTTTAAGTATGATGGCGCTGGCCGCAAGGCTGCGTTGCGTGGGGCTCTTGATGGGGTGCGGACGCCGACGCCTGTTGCAGGGGTGGAGCGGGCCTCGTTATGGGGAGATATGTGGGCGTTGCTGCGCAATCGTCTGATCACGATCAATCCGTATGTATTGAGCCGCAAGATGGTACCCTTGGTGCGCAAGGCTGGAAAGTAA
- a CDS encoding RebB family R body protein: MAMPTPMNGQITDAVTQANVKVLGDAPAMAMGAMYQSLSHSTGILYENAVSSQQQLGIAAQAATNQGVIQIYSIDTMAGAVATSKIAGSDVPDNMLALLSALRAVVV, encoded by the coding sequence ATGGCTATGCCCACTCCCATGAACGGTCAGATCACGGATGCTGTCACCCAGGCCAATGTTAAAGTTCTCGGTGACGCCCCGGCGATGGCCATGGGTGCAATGTACCAATCCCTTTCGCACTCGACCGGCATTCTGTACGAAAACGCCGTCAGCTCGCAGCAGCAGTTGGGCATCGCCGCACAGGCCGCGACCAACCAGGGTGTGATCCAAATCTATAGCATCGACACCATGGCCGGTGCGGTGGCGACGTCGAAAATCGCCGGTTCCGATGTTCCGGACAACATGCTGGCGTTGCTGTCGGCGCTTCGGGCTGTCGTGGTCTAA
- a CDS encoding RebB family R body protein has protein sequence MALPTPVNGQITDAVTQTNVKVLGDAPAMAMGAMYQSLSHSTGILYENAVSSQQQLAIASQAATNQGVIQIYSVDTMSGAAATSKIAQSDVPNNMLALLSALRASTSGVS, from the coding sequence ATGGCTCTACCCACTCCGGTTAACGGCCAGATCACGGATGCCGTCACCCAGACCAACGTGAAGGTTCTTGGTGACGCTCCTGCAATGGCGATGGGTGCGATGTACCAATCGCTTTCACACTCGACCGGCATTCTTTATGAGAACGCCGTCAGCTCGCAGCAGCAGCTGGCGATCGCGTCTCAGGCCGCGACCAACCAAGGTGTGATCCAAATCTACAGCGTCGACACCATGTCTGGTGCCGCCGCGACGTCCAAAATCGCCCAATCCGATGTGCCCAACAACATGTTGGCGCTTCTGAGCGCTTTGCGCGCATCGACCAGCGGTGTGAGCTAA
- the rfbB gene encoding dTDP-glucose 4,6-dehydratase: MKVLVTGGAGFIGSAVCRNLVLQKHCTVVNVDKLTYAANLASVEMLEGRDEYTFIKADICDRDTIRAIFSEHRPNAVLHLAAESHVDRSIDSPDTFIQSNIVGTYELLQAAYIYWRDLTADMQRKFRFLHVSTDEVYGSLGEDGAFNELSPYRPNSPYSASKAASDHLAHAWFETYGLPVMVSTCTNNYGPYQFPEKLIPRMIINALEGRTLPVYGQGLNRRDWLHVEDHAEALYAILTQGRAGETYAIGANNDCSNIALVKKLCVLMDELADELPVQPTSQLISFVTDRPGHDFRYAIDAQKITAELGWMPRHTLDDGLRQVVQWYLDNRSWWGAISEQVYDGERLGVL; encoded by the coding sequence ATGAAAGTTTTGGTTACGGGGGGGGCTGGCTTCATCGGTTCTGCTGTGTGCCGCAACTTGGTGCTGCAAAAACATTGCACGGTTGTGAACGTCGATAAGTTGACGTATGCGGCCAACCTAGCTTCCGTGGAGATGCTGGAAGGGCGGGATGAATATACCTTCATCAAGGCCGATATTTGTGACCGCGATACAATCCGCGCAATCTTTTCTGAACATCGCCCGAATGCGGTGCTTCATCTAGCGGCGGAATCTCATGTCGACCGCTCCATCGATTCACCTGATACCTTTATACAATCGAACATCGTCGGCACATACGAGCTGTTGCAGGCGGCTTATATATACTGGCGCGACCTCACTGCCGACATGCAACGTAAGTTTCGGTTTCTTCACGTTTCCACTGACGAAGTATATGGTTCATTAGGTGAGGACGGCGCATTTAACGAGCTCTCGCCTTACCGCCCCAATTCACCTTATTCGGCTAGCAAGGCAGCTTCTGACCACCTGGCGCACGCTTGGTTCGAGACTTATGGTCTGCCCGTTATGGTCAGCACGTGCACCAACAATTACGGCCCCTATCAGTTCCCCGAAAAGCTGATTCCGCGCATGATTATAAACGCTCTAGAGGGACGCACATTGCCGGTGTACGGCCAGGGTCTCAATCGCCGTGATTGGCTGCATGTTGAAGATCACGCAGAAGCGTTATACGCCATCTTGACACAAGGGCGTGCGGGGGAAACTTATGCCATCGGCGCCAATAACGATTGCAGCAACATCGCACTGGTCAAAAAACTGTGCGTCTTGATGGATGAGTTGGCGGATGAATTGCCTGTTCAACCGACGTCGCAGTTGATCTCATTTGTCACCGATCGTCCCGGTCATGACTTCCGTTATGCCATAGATGCTCAAAAAATCACGGCCGAATTGGGGTGGATGCCGCGTCACACTTTAGACGATGGACTGCGCCAAGTCGTGCAATGGTATCTGGATAATCGCAGCTGGTGGGGTGCAATCAGCGAGCAAGTGTATGATGGCGAAAGGCTAGGCGTCCTATGA
- a CDS encoding RebB family R body protein produces MANTKSSTKAGSGASKGSGIEDGAETTAGRPAASRTGATPPKQTSSPAPTSTAASTVPDEPDDYDDFDEFSELEALQAKAEAAAQEAEAAAQDAEDAAQEAEAAAEAVMAAQAALSMRRRAAQAANNPQTDSGANTRPRRRAPNPSTFGNNDSYLGMMSSLLGDMSSNDWDAEKYDEMSQGVGLVLGSGPAFATLGTMLANSTAQSSVLMNATQMQRQLDLVGLSCTSACVQQLLNLNNGTQDSD; encoded by the coding sequence ATGGCGAACACAAAAAGTAGCACCAAGGCCGGCAGTGGAGCCAGCAAAGGGAGCGGCATCGAAGACGGCGCCGAGACCACTGCAGGACGCCCCGCCGCAAGCCGTACCGGGGCCACACCCCCGAAGCAGACGTCGAGCCCGGCGCCCACATCGACGGCCGCCAGCACCGTTCCTGACGAACCCGATGATTACGACGATTTTGACGAATTCAGCGAACTGGAAGCACTTCAGGCGAAAGCCGAAGCTGCCGCCCAGGAGGCCGAGGCTGCGGCCCAGGATGCGGAAGATGCAGCCCAGGAGGCCGAGGCCGCCGCCGAAGCGGTTATGGCGGCGCAAGCGGCTTTGTCGATGCGCCGCAGAGCCGCTCAAGCGGCGAACAATCCGCAAACCGATAGCGGTGCGAATACCCGCCCGCGACGTCGCGCGCCCAACCCCTCGACGTTTGGCAACAACGACAGTTATCTCGGCATGATGTCCAGCCTACTTGGCGATATGAGCAGCAACGACTGGGATGCGGAAAAATACGACGAGATGAGCCAGGGCGTAGGCCTGGTCCTGGGTTCCGGTCCGGCGTTTGCGACGCTGGGAACCATGCTGGCCAATTCGACGGCACAAAGCTCGGTGTTGATGAACGCGACGCAGATGCAGCGCCAGCTCGACCTCGTCGGGCTGAGCTGCACCAGCGCCTGCGTGCAACAACTGTTGAACCTAAACAACGGCACTCAAGATTCGGATTGA
- a CDS encoding RebB family R body protein: MSDTSVNSQITDAVTQTNVKVVAEAPAQSMAMVYQTMAHSISLAMENAMQAQGGLQQIGNAVTSSGVRMIFDAANGGGNK, encoded by the coding sequence ATGTCTGATACCAGTGTCAATTCACAAATTACTGACGCCGTCACGCAGACGAACGTTAAGGTGGTCGCCGAAGCCCCTGCCCAGAGTATGGCCATGGTCTACCAGACCATGGCGCACTCGATTTCCTTGGCGATGGAAAACGCCATGCAAGCCCAGGGTGGGTTGCAACAGATCGGCAACGCCGTAACGTCCAGCGGCGTGCGGATGATCTTCGATGCCGCAAACGGTGGCGGTAACAAGTAA
- a CDS encoding OmpA family protein has product MKTIFKASAMLGAVAMLSACAANYDVAGVSAMGDQGDAFASALHKRYIERAEFEIKEGDWRSVSFFNTRAEMAAMGNAPAVQMPSDRKIKADGDAINSAYNALSAALKTNAPKVAPDACALAQTWFEHWMEQAEEGHQTDHIAMMRAGYEKAIPDCAGDMAMPAPMPKAMPAALPEPFIVYFTHDSADLSSANVDLIKRAAEAAKAAKVARVVLIGHADRSGSNAYNEALSRKRVEAVSKALMDEGVMGSMMTTSFAGETSPQVATEDGMRERMNRRVEVVFER; this is encoded by the coding sequence ATGAAAACTATATTCAAAGCCAGCGCCATGCTCGGCGCCGTGGCGATGCTGTCGGCATGCGCCGCGAACTACGACGTCGCCGGTGTTTCGGCGATGGGAGATCAAGGCGACGCTTTTGCCAGCGCGCTGCACAAACGCTACATCGAACGCGCGGAATTTGAGATCAAGGAAGGCGATTGGCGTTCCGTCAGCTTCTTTAACACCCGCGCCGAAATGGCTGCCATGGGCAATGCGCCGGCGGTGCAGATGCCCAGCGATCGCAAGATTAAAGCCGATGGCGACGCCATCAACAGCGCCTACAATGCTTTGAGCGCGGCGTTGAAAACCAACGCGCCGAAAGTCGCGCCGGACGCCTGTGCATTGGCGCAAACCTGGTTCGAACATTGGATGGAACAGGCGGAAGAAGGCCATCAGACGGACCACATCGCAATGATGCGCGCGGGCTATGAGAAAGCCATTCCCGATTGCGCCGGTGATATGGCGATGCCCGCACCGATGCCCAAGGCGATGCCCGCGGCTCTACCCGAACCGTTCATCGTCTACTTCACCCACGATAGCGCGGATTTGAGCAGCGCCAACGTTGATCTCATCAAGCGTGCGGCCGAAGCGGCGAAAGCGGCCAAAGTCGCCCGTGTGGTGCTGATCGGTCACGCCGACCGTTCCGGCTCGAATGCCTACAATGAAGCCCTGTCTCGCAAGCGCGTGGAAGCGGTTAGCAAAGCGCTGATGGATGAGGGTGTCATGGGTTCCATGATGACGACCTCGTTCGCGGGCGAAACCAGCCCGCAGGTTGCGACCGAAGACGGTATGCGCGAACGTATGAACCGCCGCGTTGAGGTGGTGTTCGAGCGCTAA
- a CDS encoding RNA polymerase sigma factor, which yields MEHHDYLFKQSLRFMAGNMADAEDALSQAMLKGSQHFDGEAIRNERAWLTRLVHNACMDQHRSRKRQARLSDEIDGDDPDQAPNVTPRPVRTPDEALHMQQTFDHLERQLMDLPVTLLEPLLLRVIEEKSYDEIAGRMGLSNCAVRKRIQLARDRLREAKFV from the coding sequence ATGGAACATCACGACTATCTGTTCAAGCAGAGCCTGCGATTCATGGCCGGCAACATGGCCGACGCCGAAGACGCGCTCAGCCAAGCAATGCTCAAAGGCTCGCAGCACTTCGATGGCGAAGCCATTCGTAACGAACGCGCCTGGTTGACGCGCCTTGTACACAATGCCTGCATGGACCAGCACCGATCGCGCAAGCGCCAAGCGCGTCTGAGCGACGAGATCGACGGCGACGACCCTGATCAAGCCCCCAACGTCACCCCCCGACCCGTGCGCACACCGGACGAGGCCCTGCACATGCAGCAGACCTTCGATCATCTTGAGCGCCAATTGATGGATCTACCCGTGACGTTGCTGGAGCCGCTGCTGCTGCGCGTGATCGAGGAAAAATCCTACGATGAGATCGCCGGACGCATGGGACTGTCGAACTGTGCCGTGCGCAAGCGCATCCAGCTGGCGCGCGACCGCCTACGTGAAGCGAAGTTCGTCTAA
- a CDS encoding RebB family R body protein: MAELVHSQITDAVTQTNVKVLGESPAGALGVSSQAMSHAMGLAMENATQTQGGMQQIGNSAAAALMAMITKAGAS, translated from the coding sequence ATGGCGGAACTTGTTCATTCGCAGATCACCGACGCCGTGACCCAGACCAATGTGAAGGTTTTGGGCGAAAGCCCGGCGGGTGCCTTGGGGGTGTCGTCGCAGGCGATGTCACACGCCATGGGCTTGGCGATGGAAAACGCCACCCAGACCCAAGGTGGCATGCAACAGATTGGAAACTCCGCCGCCGCCGCGTTAATGGCGATGATCACCAAGGCCGGCGCGTCTTAA
- a CDS encoding SIS domain-containing protein translates to MKSIGEYLRESAEVINKTTEVLSNERVEQALEAMTAALSVGNPLLVCGNGGSAADAIHITAELVGRFLIERKALNCICLSSNPGTLTAWTNDYGYDTVFSRQVEAYGKAGGVILGISTSGNSPSVVNALRTAREMNMVTIALTGEGGGKLAEVSDIVLSAPSTSTPQIQQVHLCIYHYLCAEIEQRIRAQA, encoded by the coding sequence ATGAAAAGTATTGGAGAGTATCTCCGCGAATCTGCTGAGGTCATCAATAAAACGACTGAAGTTTTGTCGAATGAGCGGGTGGAACAGGCTCTCGAGGCCATGACCGCGGCTCTTTCTGTCGGCAACCCCTTGTTGGTGTGCGGGAATGGTGGGTCCGCCGCGGATGCGATACACATCACCGCCGAGTTGGTTGGTCGTTTTTTGATTGAACGCAAGGCCTTGAACTGTATCTGCTTGTCGTCCAACCCCGGCACCCTGACAGCCTGGACCAACGATTACGGCTATGACACCGTCTTTTCACGCCAAGTTGAAGCTTACGGCAAGGCTGGCGGCGTAATCTTGGGCATTAGCACATCTGGCAATTCGCCAAGCGTGGTCAATGCCCTGAGGACTGCGCGGGAGATGAATATGGTCACGATCGCATTAACCGGCGAGGGTGGTGGAAAACTGGCAGAAGTCAGCGACATCGTGTTGAGCGCACCCTCGACTTCTACACCGCAAATCCAGCAAGTCCACCTGTGTATCTATCATTATCTTTGCGCAGAGATCGAACAACGCATCCGTGCGCAGGCATAA